The Aethina tumida isolate Nest 87 chromosome 5, icAetTumi1.1, whole genome shotgun sequence genomic sequence attttcgttgCCCGTCCAGGAACAAAACGCATCCTCTCATTCCCATCGTCCTTCCATCAAACGCGTCACGCAACATTCTCCGGAAATTTTACCAAGGTGGATGGTTTTTAGGGTTACCTCTTCGAGTTTAATTGAAAACCGacacaaattttttgtaacttgTGACCTGCAAATCGATAGATAAACCGAAATAAGTCCGTATCGGAGTTCCGCAGGTAATGAACATGTAAATTGGAGTGTCTCCGAAACGCGGGCCACCGATAAAAACGTTCGCACATGCATGGACAATCGACGCGAAAAACAAACAGGAGGTGAAACGTTATCGGCGGTTAATAATACCGAACTATTTATCGGCGCTCATTAGTATACGTCCAGAACAACGACGGAACAACGCTATGTGCTTTCGCTACTTGTACAATCTGTTGCTGAGCGTGTGCAAGATGTGGTTTTATTGAGGCCACAACGGGAAAAATGAACGGGGAAGATAATTACAGACGGGTGGTGAGAGTGAGAAGTGTCAGACGGCACAATTGCGGCGATTCGAACGTCGATTTGTCCGACAAGGGTGCGGGTGATGAAGCTGTCGAGGAAATTCGGGACCCCTACATGCTCAGGAGGAAGGAGTCCGCCGACAATGTGTACGATATGTTTGTCAAGGTAAACGTTAACCAGGTCGTTTTGTTGCTGGTCCGAAAGAAACTTTGTGCCCTAGTATGACAttcattgataaattaatatgactAATAAGTTCATTTGATTTCATATTTCTTTAGgagaataatatgaataaataatataaattaaaataaaattatattattaatttaattaattattacttaataaaatacataatttaatttatctaaaatagttcaaaattctataaaataccACAATTAACTCTTAATATTCCTTCAATGTATTTAGATTAAAcagttgtatatttaaaaaaataaggttaatatatttaagaattaaaaattatagaaaaaatagatTGTTTTTAAACCCCAAAATATCAATAGAATTGAAATAattcgaaattaattatattaaagtaactgtttattaattttaatttcagttaaatatataatgtttctaaattaaataaaattaatttaatatttgttaaagagtgaaattattatttccttaaattttattaattattcagcaGTGATGTTAAAACAATACTTTtgaattaagattaattgtaaaaataaaaaagttaattatattattaataaatttaatatcatgaaaaataattaaagtaaaaaagtaaataaatatatttattaataagcatTTTGGACAaacttttaagatttctagaccaagtaaaatttaaaaagtgttatagaatgaaattaatcattgcttaaattttattaattaggtaGTGATgaagttaaaaacaattattaaaataataaaatataataataattattatattaattattattatttaattattattattaattattaattattttagagcattttttataattattcaaatttctgcagaattatttaaaatactataaactgagaaatttactattatttaaatatggtaataaaatttaaaataaaaaacaataaaaataatttttgaaaatatttaattagaattttcaaaagataataattataaaattaaagagtgaattaaaaaattaacataatttaaattcttctaaaattattttaaataaaataaagtgccTAAttgactattattttattagtctttctaattatttagttcattaaaacaaataaatttaaaacttaaacaaataaattttaaaataaaaaaatactataaaaatgatatttgaaAGGTTTTTGACTACAAtttctaaacatttataaataatatataataataaataaattcctgtaaaattacataaaatactgTAGAATttgactattattaattaaattattaaaataaaaaataaaaatatttttaaagtttttagctaaaattttcaaaagaaaatattaataaaaatatgcgatacattaaaattattataactatacCTATCTGACTtgattatatgataataaatagaaaaaaaaaataattaaattaaatttattaaaaaataagaataattacaaaaataaaattaaattattataattaaatgaatcaaatttctataaaatattacaaaatggaAACTagtaattctaattaattaaaataatatatttagagcgttaaaacagttaatttctatataattacatatatatattttttaaattaaaatatattattattattaaattaaactataattttcattaataaaaaggttaaaattttatacaaaataacttgttaatgttaattttcttaattaaattgaattgggaaaaaataatatttaaatgtaaatcataaattaaaatatctatgcttaaaaaatctaaaagtaataataaacaaacaaaataaataggtatctataatatataatataaaatagtatttttcttactacctcggtcgaaagtacgtattttgctccccggttccacgacagaaaaaatatattattatattataatatataatataaaaaatataccaaactgaaaataaataaattaacaattaaaaatttaataatttagatttatagtttgtaataaaatgaatacatAATTAGTTCATTAATTCTAATACGTCAAATGGTATATACTGATTacatttctgaaaattttaacgaCGATAAGTGAACATATGAATTTTGTTGTGTAAATGAACATACACAATCCACAACATTTGATTGAGTGAATTGTTGTCCTTGCGTCACACTGTTGACAGTAAATACCATATGTGTAGGTGTCTAATGATAAGGCAATCGTAAATCCGTtcgtaaaatacaaataaaacgatccatgcacgtttgtaaaatgttaattaattttcatcagAACACATGATTGTAGACAACCATACCAAAATACTAGTTTGAACAAATTGAACAGTCCATGTAGGCGCCACcccattatgttaaaatttcctAATTAGGGCACaaactgtaaattattaattacctcgGTTCGAATTGAATCATATCATTCGACAATAACGGCACAAAGTTTCAATTGAAACACCGCAAAATGTAACATTGATGGAAAATTAGGTGATGCTCCTCGGCGATTCCGGTGTGGGAAAAACATGCATACTAATGCGGTTCAGGGACGGACTGTTTTTAGGCGGCAACTTCATATCAACCGTCGGCGTCGACTTTAGGgtaagacatttttttttattttccgttcatccaaacatatttattgtttgattCGGTACGCTTCCGGAGCACaacgtaaaaatttcaatttgcgAGATTCAATTATGACCGTTGCAAATCCGACGAACGtgtgtaattgtttaattcgCCCTGTTCCCGTTTTTCGACTTTAATTGGAAACTCCCGGTGTCACGAACGTTGATTTTCGAGCGTGGCGAATTAGCTTTCGTAAATCTTAAagtggaaattttaattggaaaccgttacatttttttatattttattttcagaataaagTCGTTTCCGTCGATCAGACTAGGGTGAAATTGCAAATCTGGGACACGGCGGGACAGGAGAGGTTCAGGAGTGTTACTCATGCTTATTATCGAGATGCTCATGGTaagtattttacatttattttaataaataaatatttttttctcaatagattatatttaatttaggaaagatttctattattaagtaatggtaaaatttaaataatagaactTAATATaccttattgtaaatttaaattaacatttgttgcaataatgaaaaaaatgaattaatacaattttaattaatttcaagaaatgcaaaccataattaatataaaactattttaaacaatatttatattatatttactcgatattataaatttttaaatgcgaatcaaaaattaaatacaaattttaaaaactaaaatactttttaaatatgggaaaataaaatatataaactaaactGAACTTTGAacgtaaaatttgaaataaataaaactgcattaaaagtaaaaataaagatttaatataatcCACTATTATAATTCAGATTATCAAAGAAACTTCAGAATTTgttcttaaaacaat encodes the following:
- the LOC109594481 gene encoding ras-related protein Rab-37 isoform X2; its protein translation is MNGEDNYRRVVRVRSVRRHNCGDSNVDLSDKGAGDEAVEEIRDPYMLRRKESADNVYDMFVKVMLLGDSGVGKTCILMRFRDGLFLGGNFISTVGVDFRNKVVSVDQTRVKLQIWDTAGQERFRSVTHAYYRDAHALLLLYDVTNKTSYDNIRAWLGEIREYAQDDVVIMLLGNKADCGSDRAVRREEGERLAKEYNVTFMETSAKSGQNVELAFLAIARELKYRQSGQRDTNKFNVQDYVREHTQKPQCPPCNT